CGGTCGGCATCCAGCACCACCATGGCGGATGCGTTCGGCACGTTGACGCCGACCTCGATCACGGTCGTGGCGATCAGCAGATCGATGTCGCCGGCGGCGAAGGAGCGCATGACCTCGTCCTTCGCGTCCGACCCCAGGCGGCCGTGCAGCACGCCGATGCGCGCGTCGGCGAACAGCGGGTCGGCGCGCACTTGCGCGGCGACCGCCTCCACGTTCGCGATCGGACGCGGGGGCGCGCCGTCCGGGCCGGTCTCCTCCGGCTCCGGCTCCTCGCCGTCGTCCTCGAGGTCCTTGCCGGAGATCGCCGGGCAGACGACGAACACCTGCCGGCCCTTCGCGATCTCCTCCGACGCACGCTCCCAGATCCGGCGCTCCCAGCCGGGACGGTCGGCCAGCGGGACGACGAAGCTCTCGATGCCCTGCCGTCCTGCCGGGAGCTGCGCGATGGTCGACACATCCAGGTCGCCGAAGACGGTCATCGCCACGGTGCGCGGGATCGGCGTCGCGGTGAGCACCAGCACATGCGGGGGCGTTCCCCCCTTCGCGCGCAGCGCCTCCCGCTGCTCGACGCCGAACCGGTGCTGCTCGTCGACGACGACGAGACCGAGATCGAAGAAGGTCACCGCGTCGCCCAGCAGGGCGTGCGTCCCCACCACGATGCGCGCCTGGCCCGACACGGTCCGCAGCAGCGCCCGCTTGCGCTCGGCCGTCGAGAGCTGGCCCGTCAGGAGGGTGGGCATGAGCTGGGCGGACATGTCGGGCCCGAGCATCGCCGCGATCGACCGCAGGTGCTGCGCGGCGAGCACCTCCGTCGGCGCCAGCAGCGCCGATTGACCGCCGGAGTCGGCGACCGCGAGCATCGCACGGAGGGCCACGAGCGTCTTGCCGGAGCCGACCTCGCCCTGCACCAGACGATGCATGGCGGCGGTCCCGCCGAGGTCCTGCGCGATCTCGCGGCCCACGACATCCTGATCGCCGGTCAGCTCGAACGGCAGGGCCGCGTCGAACCGCTCCAGCAAGCCCCCGGGAATCGCTTCGCGCGGTGTGGCGGCGACCTCCCGCGTTGCCGCGCGCTGCTGCAGCAGGGCCGCCTGCAGCACGAACGCCTCCTGGAACCGCAGCGCATCCCGCGCCCGCTGCCACTGGGAGTCCTTCTGCGGACGGTGGATGCCCTCCAGCGCGTCGCGGTACGACAGCAGTCCGCGCTCCTGCACGACCGTGTCCGGAACCGGGTCGGCCACCGGGCCGAGCGCGTCGAGCGCCAGCTCCACCGCCTTCTGCACCTGCCAGCTGGCCACCGTGCCGGTCGCCGGGTAGATGGGGATCGGCGTCTGCGCCCAGTCCTTCGCGGCCGCGCTGCCCGGGGTGACGGCGTTCTCGGCGTCCGGCTCGAACAGTTCGTAGTCGGGGTGCGCCAGCTGCAGCGCTCCGCGGTACGCCGACACCTTCCCGGCGAAGATCCCGCGGACGCCGGGGACCAGCTCGCGC
This region of Leifsonia sp. fls2-241-R2A-40a genomic DNA includes:
- a CDS encoding ATP-dependent DNA helicase RecG, giving the protein MTSASAPAGPGTADGGTVGLDSRLSGVLGGRTASAFEKAFGMRTVADLLHHYPRRYAKRGELTALANLPLDENVTIIAEVLRVQDRPMRARRGSILEVKISDGEGILTLTFFNQAWRSRELVPGVRGIFAGKVSAYRGALQLAHPDYELFEPDAENAVTPGSAAAKDWAQTPIPIYPATGTVASWQVQKAVELALDALGPVADPVPDTVVQERGLLSYRDALEGIHRPQKDSQWQRARDALRFQEAFVLQAALLQQRAATREVAATPREAIPGGLLERFDAALPFELTGDQDVVGREIAQDLGGTAAMHRLVQGEVGSGKTLVALRAMLAVADSGGQSALLAPTEVLAAQHLRSIAAMLGPDMSAQLMPTLLTGQLSTAERKRALLRTVSGQARIVVGTHALLGDAVTFFDLGLVVVDEQHRFGVEQREALRAKGGTPPHVLVLTATPIPRTVAMTVFGDLDVSTIAQLPAGRQGIESFVVPLADRPGWERRIWERASEEIAKGRQVFVVCPAISGKDLEDDGEEPEPEETGPDGAPPRPIANVEAVAAQVRADPLFADARIGVLHGRLGSDAKDEVMRSFAAGDIDLLIATTVIEVGVNVPNASAMVVLDADRFGVSQLHQLRGRVGRGGIPGLCLLVTAAEQGSLARERVEAVAATLDGFELANIDLELRREGDVLGSRQSGGRSSLRLLRVVSDGELIAEARVAAEETLQSDPELAQHPALLAALTRRLDESERAFLGKS